The genomic stretch AGCTATATCATTTAAAAAAACTTTTCTAATAGCTTTTACTATAAACTGCCAAAAAACTCCGTCTATATTTTCTATTTCTTCATCAACAGCCTTTTCTATAATGCATTCTAATTTTGATTTATTTTCATTTATTATAGGAATTATTATATCTATTAATTTGGGAAGTATATCTGATACTATATCTTTAATTCTATCTGATATATTATGATTTAAAAGTTCATATATTGTTTTATCAGTATTTTTTAATTTCATATAGAGTTTATCTATTACATAATCAACTATATTTTCAAATTCTTTTTTATTTGATAATTCTTTGATAATATCTTTTATCTCTAAAATGTCATTTATAGAAAATAATTCCTTTATTTTTTTATCCGATAGGGAAAAGAAAAAATCATAAAAAAGATTTTCTATATTTAAATTATTAATTAAAGATATTAATAAACTCTCTATTTTTTTATTATTATTTGACAAGTTATTAATAATATTATCAGATATTTCTTTTAATATATCTTTATATTTTTCATTATTATTTTTATATATTTTATTTGCTGCATTTAATATAAAATGATTATTCTTCTCATAAGATATGAAAGACTCTGTAATACTTTTTATAATATGTTTGAATTGACTTTCATCTATAATCTGCTCTAGTTTTATATTTTTAGATAATTCATTTAATATTGTTAGTATATTTTCATTAGCATCTGTTTTTATCCAATTTATTATATTTTCTTTAGACTCATTAAACCCTGCTACATTTTTTATTTTTATATCTGTTTTTGATATTAATTGATTTTTTATTTTCTTAAAAAACTCTTTTATATTGTTTTGAAACTTATCTTTTATTATTTCTTTATATATAGAATCATAATTAATAATCTTTTTAGAAATCATAATACTTATTTCATCAATAAATCTGTCTTTTTCTCTTGCTATTATTCCATTATTAGAAAATAACTTTTTTAATGCTATCGTATTAGTATAATAACCAGCAGCAGCTCCGAGAAAAGCTCCTAACATTAATTGAAAAAATAAATCCATTTTTCTATATACTACTCAATCATTTCTCAAAAGATTCTAATTCTTTGCATAGCTTCACAAAATCTTCATAAACAGTTATAGACTGCAGATATCTCAAATCAAGCATATACCCAGAATCAACATGCTTGAAAAATTCTGCATCCCAAAGTTCAGTTTGTATAAATCCTTTTTTATAATCATATTTATAAGGCTCAAATTTAAATGGATAAGCTCTAAAATATTTTACCTTAGCAAAGCATAATTTATATATTCTAAAGAGTATTCCTATAGTATCGTTTCTATTTAAAAATTTATCAGTAAATATTAAAGTTTTATGCGAGTTTTCTTTCTCCTGATACCATCCTCCATCTTCTTTTTTTAATCCGTATTTTTTTATGATATTATCTTTATCTGATGAATAAAGCGAGGTAAAATCATAATCATATCTTACCTCTTCATTTATAAACTCTATGCCTTCGCATACAATATAAAAATATCCTCTCATATCATCAGCCTTAATCTTTACTATAAGAGAAGACTTTTCATCTACAATATTTTTATAATTTTTAATATCATTAAAATCATCAGAAGCATAAAATACATCATACTCATTAGGACATGCACTAAAATATTTTGAACACTCTACAAAAGATGCATTTTTAAAAATTATTTCTATGCTATGATAACAGCTTAAATCATTACTAGCAACAATATGCAAATCTTTATCATAACCAGCAATCATAAAATCAAGCCACATATTATCTTTTATAGCATTATTTATATTTTTTATATTTTCTTTTAAGTTAATAAAATTAATCTCTTCAATATATGCCTGAAACTCTGCTTCCATATACTTAAAATTAGTAAATGCAACTTTGTCATCATGTTCTAATATTTCTATATATACAGCATCATCTATATAAAAAAGATATTTTTTATTATCATTAAATAATAAATATCCGTTTTCAGTTTCTTTCATTTCAGCATTAATTTTAGACTTTATGTATCTTATCAAATAAAACATATCATTTTTAATGTTTTCACTGTCAATGATTTTAATTTTTTTTGATTTTTCATCTAAAGAAATTATTTTATACATTTTATATCCAAATATTTTATATTTATAATTATTATAGTACAAAAAATTAGTTTTTTAAAGATTAAAAATAAAGTTATTTAATAGGAACTTTTATCTTTTTTTATTCGTCTAAAAAAATTAAATAGAAGGATTTTATGTATGAAAAAATTAATACTTATTATTTTATTAATATTCAGCAGTTTATATGCCGATGATACTTTCAATATAAGCGATAATTCATTAAAAGTTCTTCATGATGCAGGAGTTGAAATAAATCAGGAACAGAAAAAAAATATAAATTTGATAGTAAAAAAATATATGCCTTATATAAAACAATTACTATTAGAAATAAAAGATATAGAGTCAAAACTTAATAATGAATACAAAAAAACTGACGTTAATTTAAACATAATAAAGAAATTATTATTTGAAAAAAAGACAAAAGAGGCAGATTTTGACTATATTATAATGTCATGCGATTTGGATATATTAGAATTATTTTCTAATGATGATATAAAAAGAATAAAATACTATATAATTTTTAAAAAATAAGGGAACTTTTAACAAGTTTATATCGTCTAACTAATTAAAGATAATAGATGATATATAATAATAATATGTATACAGATAAGGAGAGTTTATGAAAAAAATATTTTTGGCATTGTCTTTGATATTTGTATTATCTTTATCTATTTTTGCTCAGCCAGGACCGAAAGGACCGGGACCTCATGGACCAAGACATAGGAGAGGAGCTGAATTTGATAAGAGATTAGGCAATGATCCTTTGCAGTATTTTAGAAAAATAGGTATAACACTTACAGATGAACAAGCTGAGATAATGTATGATATAGCAATAAAATTTATCACAGAAGATGAACCTATCAGACTTGAGATAGAAAGAATAAATAATGACATTAGAATGGAGTT from Brachyspira murdochii DSM 12563 encodes the following:
- a CDS encoding Spy/CpxP family protein refolding chaperone; the protein is MKKIFLALSLIFVLSLSIFAQPGPKGPGPHGPRHRRGAEFDKRLGNDPLQYFRKIGITLTDEQAEIMYDIAIKFITEDEPIRLEIERINNDIRMELMKENTDRNILKELIKSKKEQEALRDYLRIVRDLDIIDVLTPSQKALLNKKMQ